Proteins found in one Cellulomonas palmilytica genomic segment:
- a CDS encoding SDR family NAD(P)-dependent oxidoreductase: MTRTALVTGGSRGLGRATALALAADGTDVVVTYVRGAASADEVVAQIQAGGGRAASLALDTSAPETFGTFVVALRGVLAEWGAPGLDVLVNNAGIAGSTPLGGTTAAAVDELYAIHVRGPVLLTQEVAPLLLDGGHVLNVSTGLTRFVGAPGYSVYAAMKGAVEVWTRYLAKELGPRRIAVNAIAPGATATDFGGGVIRDDERYRSMIESSSAMGRVGEPDDIGRAAAAIVSSSLSWVTGQRIEASGGQLL, from the coding sequence ATGACTCGCACCGCACTCGTCACGGGTGGCTCACGGGGACTCGGCCGGGCGACCGCGCTCGCGCTCGCGGCGGACGGCACGGACGTCGTCGTGACGTACGTGCGCGGCGCGGCGTCGGCCGACGAGGTCGTCGCGCAGATCCAGGCGGGCGGCGGCCGTGCGGCGTCGCTCGCGCTCGACACCTCCGCACCGGAGACGTTCGGCACGTTCGTCGTCGCGCTGCGCGGGGTGCTCGCCGAGTGGGGTGCGCCCGGGCTCGACGTGCTCGTCAACAACGCCGGTATCGCGGGGAGCACGCCGCTCGGCGGGACCACGGCCGCGGCGGTCGACGAGCTCTACGCGATCCACGTGCGCGGGCCAGTCCTGCTGACGCAGGAGGTCGCGCCGCTGCTCCTCGACGGTGGGCACGTCCTCAACGTGTCGACCGGTCTGACGCGGTTCGTCGGCGCGCCCGGCTACAGCGTGTACGCGGCGATGAAGGGCGCGGTCGAGGTGTGGACCCGGTACCTCGCCAAGGAGCTCGGCCCGCGGCGGATCGCCGTCAACGCGATCGCACCCGGAGCGACGGCCACGGACTTCGGCGGCGGCGTCATCCGCGACGACGAGCGGTACCGCTCGATGATCGAGAGCTCGAGCGCGATGGGTCGTGTGGGGGAGCCCGACGACATCGGCCGCGCCGCCGCCGCGATCGTCTCGTCGTCCCTCTCCTGGGTCACGGGCCAGCGCATCGAGGCCTCGGGCGGCCAGCTCCTCTGA
- the aceB gene encoding malate synthase A has product MTVITPLASRTLLTDPLSRPRLEVTGPRTTGTDEILTPEALDFLTDLHARFAGRRHDLLLARQHRRDRWSNGADPGFLPLTAGIRADPTWRVAGPGPGLEDRRVEITGPTDRKMTVNALNSGAKVWLADHEDAMSPTWANVVGGQLNLFDAIRGQVDFTSPEGKEYRVGKQTPTIVFRPRGWHLTEKHIAYFDRAGMRSSSSASLVDAGLYLFHNAQALIDSGRGPYLYLPKLEGHLEARLWDEVFRFTETYLGLRHGTIRATVLIETITAAFEMEEILYELRDHCAGLNAGRWDYIFSVIKNFRNRGPRFVLPDRSRVTMTVPFMQAYTELLVSTCHRRGAQAIGGMSAFIPNRRSPEVTARALEQVRADKQREAGQGFDGTWVAHPDLVPVAREVFDEAFGDRTDQRHRLREDVHVTEAQLLDIPSAGGAEPGSVTDEGLRGNVSVAVRYLESWLRGVGAAAIDNLMEDAATAEISRSQVWQWVHQEVRTSSGTRITEDHVRSVLASVLADLPRSPQDRFDDAAALFEQVALADDFPTFLTVPAYTQHLVTR; this is encoded by the coding sequence ATGACCGTGATCACGCCCCTGGCCAGCCGCACGCTGCTGACCGACCCCCTGTCCCGCCCACGCCTCGAGGTCACCGGACCTCGCACCACGGGCACCGACGAGATCCTCACGCCCGAGGCGCTCGACTTCCTCACCGACCTGCACGCCCGGTTCGCCGGCCGCCGCCACGACCTGCTGCTCGCGCGCCAGCACCGCCGCGACCGCTGGTCCAACGGCGCCGACCCCGGCTTCCTGCCGCTCACCGCCGGCATCCGCGCCGACCCCACGTGGCGCGTCGCGGGCCCCGGGCCCGGCCTGGAGGACCGGCGCGTCGAGATCACCGGCCCCACCGACCGCAAGATGACCGTCAACGCGCTCAACTCCGGCGCGAAGGTCTGGCTCGCGGACCACGAGGACGCCATGAGCCCCACGTGGGCCAACGTCGTCGGCGGGCAGCTCAACCTGTTCGACGCGATCCGCGGCCAGGTCGACTTCACCTCGCCCGAGGGCAAGGAGTACCGCGTCGGCAAGCAGACCCCGACGATCGTGTTCCGCCCGCGCGGCTGGCACCTCACCGAGAAGCACATCGCGTACTTCGACCGGGCCGGCATGCGCTCGTCGTCGTCCGCCTCGCTCGTCGACGCCGGCCTGTACCTGTTCCACAACGCGCAGGCGCTCATCGACTCCGGCCGCGGCCCGTACCTGTACCTGCCGAAGCTCGAGGGCCACCTCGAGGCGCGGCTGTGGGACGAGGTCTTCCGGTTCACCGAGACGTACCTCGGCCTGCGCCACGGCACCATCCGCGCGACCGTGCTCATCGAGACCATCACGGCCGCGTTCGAGATGGAGGAGATCCTCTACGAGCTGCGCGACCACTGCGCGGGCCTCAACGCCGGACGCTGGGACTACATCTTCAGCGTCATCAAGAACTTCCGGAACCGTGGCCCGCGGTTCGTCCTGCCCGACCGGTCGCGCGTCACCATGACCGTGCCGTTCATGCAGGCCTACACCGAGCTGCTCGTCTCCACGTGCCACCGGCGCGGCGCGCAGGCGATCGGCGGGATGAGCGCCTTCATCCCGAACCGCCGCTCCCCCGAGGTCACCGCGCGTGCCCTCGAGCAGGTCCGCGCCGACAAGCAGCGCGAGGCCGGCCAGGGGTTCGACGGCACGTGGGTCGCGCACCCGGACCTCGTGCCCGTCGCCCGTGAGGTGTTCGACGAGGCGTTCGGCGACCGCACCGACCAGCGGCACCGGCTGCGTGAGGACGTGCACGTCACCGAGGCGCAACTGCTCGACATCCCGTCCGCGGGCGGTGCCGAGCCCGGCTCCGTCACCGACGAGGGCCTGCGCGGCAACGTGTCCGTGGCCGTCCGGTACCTCGAGTCCTGGCTGCGTGGCGTCGGGGCCGCGGCGATCGACAACCTCATGGAGGACGCCGCGACCGCCGAGATCTCCCGCTCGCAGGTCTGGCAGTGGGTGCACCAGGAGGTCCGGACCTCGTCCGGGACGCGCATCACCGAGGACCACGTCCGCTCGGTGCTCGCGTCCGTCCTGGCCGACCTGCCCCGTTCCCCGCAGGACCGGTTCGACGACGCCGCGGCGCTGTTCGAGCAGGTCGCGCTGGCCGACGACTTCCCGACGTTCCTGACCGTCCCGGCCTACACCCAGCACCTGGTCACCCGCTGA
- the aceA gene encoding isocitrate lyase: MTTQTDPTVAPTGTSAHRPGDQTTTAEQLEAAWQLDPRWAGIRRSHTAADVVALRGSVREEHTLARRGAERLWELLHTRTHVPALGALTGNQAVQQVKAGLEAIYLSGWQVAADANLSGQTYPDQSLYPANSVPAVVRRINNALLRADQIDVQENGRRTREWLAPIVADAEAGFGGPLNAYELMHAMIAAGAAGVHWEDQLAAEKKCGHLGGKVLVPTNQHVRTLSAARLAADVAGVPSVIVARTDALGADLLTSDADERDHEFLTGERTVEGYHRVRPGLDAVVARQKAYAPYADLLWVETSTPDIHLAIEFAERIHDEYPGKLLAYNCSPSFNWRAALPDDEIARFQRELASHGYAFQFITLAGFHALNHSMFQLARGYAERGMSAYVELQEAEFASEPDGYTATRHQREVGTGYFDRVATAITPQSATLALAGSTEAAQFTH, from the coding sequence ATGACCACGCAGACGGACCCGACCGTCGCCCCCACGGGCACGTCGGCTCACCGCCCCGGCGACCAGACGACCACTGCCGAGCAGCTCGAGGCCGCCTGGCAGCTCGACCCGCGGTGGGCCGGCATCCGCCGCAGCCACACGGCGGCCGACGTCGTCGCGCTGCGCGGCTCCGTCCGTGAGGAGCACACGCTCGCCCGCAGGGGGGCCGAGCGGCTGTGGGAGCTGCTGCACACCCGCACCCACGTCCCCGCGCTCGGCGCGCTGACCGGCAACCAGGCCGTCCAGCAGGTCAAGGCGGGCCTCGAGGCCATCTACCTCTCCGGCTGGCAGGTCGCCGCCGACGCGAACCTGTCCGGGCAGACCTACCCCGACCAGTCGCTCTACCCCGCGAACTCCGTGCCCGCCGTGGTCCGGCGCATCAACAACGCGCTCCTGCGCGCCGACCAGATCGACGTCCAGGAGAACGGCCGCCGCACCCGCGAGTGGCTCGCGCCGATCGTCGCGGACGCCGAGGCCGGCTTCGGCGGCCCGCTGAACGCGTACGAGCTCATGCACGCGATGATCGCGGCCGGCGCGGCGGGCGTGCACTGGGAGGACCAGCTCGCCGCCGAGAAGAAGTGCGGCCACCTGGGCGGCAAGGTGCTCGTCCCGACGAACCAGCACGTGCGCACCCTGTCCGCCGCGCGGCTCGCCGCCGACGTCGCCGGGGTCCCGTCCGTGATCGTCGCCCGCACCGACGCTCTCGGCGCGGACCTGCTCACCAGCGACGCCGACGAGCGCGACCACGAGTTCCTCACCGGCGAGCGCACCGTCGAGGGGTACCACCGGGTCCGCCCCGGGCTCGACGCGGTCGTCGCGCGGCAGAAGGCGTACGCGCCGTACGCCGACCTGCTGTGGGTCGAGACGTCGACGCCGGACATCCACCTCGCCATCGAGTTCGCGGAGCGGATCCACGACGAGTACCCCGGCAAGCTCCTCGCGTACAACTGCTCGCCGTCGTTCAACTGGCGAGCGGCCCTGCCCGACGACGAGATCGCGCGCTTCCAGCGCGAGCTCGCGAGCCACGGGTACGCGTTCCAGTTCATCACCCTCGCCGGCTTCCACGCCCTCAACCACTCGATGTTCCAGCTCGCCCGCGGCTACGCCGAGCGCGGCATGAGCGCCTACGTCGAGCTGCAGGAGGCCGAGTTCGCGTCCGAGCCGGACGGCTACACCGCCACGCGCCACCAGCGCGAGGTCGGCACCGGCTACTTCGACCGCGTCGCGACCGCGATCACCCCGCAGAGCGCCACCCTCGCGCTCGCCGGGTCCACCGAGGCGGCCCAGTTCACGCACTGA
- a CDS encoding XRE family transcriptional regulator → MTTTVPHRTPQTAPRRPAPRADERSDPRQDQPAGSGGIDTLVLGRRIRHLRTQRGMTLDDLGAAIGRAPSQVSMLENGHREPRLSLLGQIAEALGVPLAELLRTEAPSRRAALEVELERAQRGPLFAQLGLPTVKVAKSLPSDALEALVALQHEVERLLTEHAATPEEARRANAELRAQMRERDNYFPELEEHARALLTAIGHDGGPLSQRATSDVAAHLGFTLHHVPDLPRSVRSVTDHAHGRIYLPQIGGGFNDSRSPLLQALASHVLEHAEPRDYRDFLRQRVEANYLAAALMLPEDGAVRFLTAAKEERRLSVEDLRDAFAVPYETAAHRFTNLATRRLGLPVHFMKVHEGGTLHKAYENDGVAFPSDPLGAIEGQPVCRYWTARAVFSCEDRFSPYYQYTDTSSGTYWCTSRVQPSSQGAFSVSVGVPFAHVRWFRGRETTIRSSSSCPDPSCCRMPPEPLAQRWEGVAWPSARPHASLLAALPVGVFPGVDTTEVYEFLERHAPA, encoded by the coding sequence GTGACGACGACCGTTCCGCACCGCACGCCCCAGACCGCCCCCCGGCGCCCCGCCCCGCGGGCCGACGAGCGGTCGGACCCCCGTCAGGACCAGCCCGCCGGCTCGGGCGGCATCGACACGCTCGTGCTCGGGCGCCGCATCCGGCACCTGCGCACGCAGCGCGGCATGACGCTCGACGACCTGGGCGCCGCGATCGGCCGCGCGCCCTCGCAGGTGTCGATGCTCGAGAACGGGCACCGCGAGCCGCGCCTGAGCCTGCTCGGCCAGATCGCCGAGGCGCTCGGCGTGCCGCTCGCGGAGCTGCTGCGCACCGAGGCCCCGAGCCGCCGCGCCGCGCTCGAGGTCGAGCTCGAGCGCGCGCAGCGCGGGCCGCTGTTCGCGCAGCTCGGCCTGCCGACCGTCAAGGTCGCCAAGTCGCTGCCGAGCGACGCGCTCGAGGCGCTCGTCGCGCTGCAGCACGAGGTCGAGCGCCTGCTGACGGAGCACGCGGCCACGCCCGAGGAGGCGCGCCGCGCGAACGCGGAGCTGCGGGCGCAGATGCGTGAGCGGGACAACTACTTCCCGGAGCTCGAGGAGCACGCCCGCGCGCTGCTCACCGCGATCGGACACGACGGCGGCCCGCTGTCGCAGCGCGCGACCTCGGACGTCGCGGCGCACCTGGGCTTCACGCTGCACCACGTGCCGGACCTCCCGCGTTCCGTGCGGTCGGTGACGGACCACGCGCACGGGCGCATCTACCTGCCGCAGATCGGCGGCGGCTTCAACGACTCGCGCTCGCCGCTGCTGCAGGCGCTCGCGAGCCACGTGCTGGAGCACGCCGAGCCGCGCGACTACCGCGACTTCCTGCGGCAGCGCGTCGAGGCGAACTACCTGGCGGCGGCGCTGATGCTGCCCGAGGACGGCGCGGTGCGGTTCCTGACCGCGGCGAAGGAGGAGCGGCGCCTGTCGGTCGAGGACCTGCGCGACGCGTTCGCGGTGCCGTACGAGACCGCCGCGCACCGGTTCACGAACCTCGCGACGCGGCGCCTGGGCCTGCCGGTGCACTTCATGAAGGTCCACGAGGGCGGCACGCTGCACAAGGCGTACGAGAACGACGGCGTGGCCTTCCCGTCGGACCCGCTGGGCGCGATCGAGGGTCAGCCGGTGTGCCGGTACTGGACGGCGCGCGCGGTGTTCAGCTGCGAGGACCGGTTCTCGCCGTACTACCAGTACACGGACACCTCGTCGGGCACGTACTGGTGCACCTCACGCGTGCAGCCGTCGTCGCAGGGGGCGTTCTCGGTGTCGGTGGGCGTGCCGTTCGCGCACGTGCGCTGGTTCCGTGGACGGGAGACGACGATCCGCTCGTCGTCGTCGTGCCCGGACCCGTCGTGCTGCCGCATGCCCCCGGAGCCGCTCGCGCAGCGCTGGGAGGGCGTCGCGTGGCCGTCGGCGCGCCCGCACGCGTCGTTGCTCGCGGCGCTCCCGGTGGGCGTGTTCCCGGGCGTGGACACCACGGAGGTCTACGAGTTCCTGGAGCGGCACGCCCCCGCGTGA
- a CDS encoding MBL fold metallo-hydrolase, with product MTDEVWVCRTCGVEHAERVEVCAICADERQWVPATGQAWATLDELAAEGVAVAVHELEPDLLALEAPGIGIEQQSKLLRTEAGALLWDPLGYVDDAGIATVVAAAGPSRTLVVAASHPHMFGVQVEWSRRAAAALGREVPVLVSEPDASWVARPDAAIRTWSGELEVLPGVVLSQPGGHFPGSAVVHWAAGAGGRGVLLSGDTIFANPDRTSVSFMRSYPNRIPLSGRVAERIAEHAARRPFDRLYNNFAGVVPQDARAVVVRSAQRHAAWTRGDHDDLT from the coding sequence GTGACGGACGAGGTCTGGGTGTGCCGGACGTGCGGGGTCGAGCACGCCGAGCGGGTCGAGGTGTGCGCGATCTGCGCCGACGAGCGGCAGTGGGTGCCCGCGACCGGGCAGGCGTGGGCGACGCTCGACGAGCTCGCCGCCGAGGGCGTGGCCGTCGCGGTGCACGAGCTCGAGCCCGACCTCCTCGCGCTCGAGGCGCCGGGCATCGGCATCGAGCAGCAGTCCAAGCTGCTGCGCACCGAGGCGGGCGCGCTGCTGTGGGACCCGCTGGGGTACGTCGACGACGCCGGGATCGCCACGGTCGTCGCGGCCGCCGGGCCGTCGCGCACGCTCGTCGTCGCCGCGAGCCACCCCCACATGTTCGGCGTCCAGGTCGAGTGGAGCCGCCGGGCCGCCGCCGCGCTCGGACGGGAGGTGCCGGTGCTCGTCAGCGAGCCGGACGCGTCCTGGGTCGCGCGCCCGGACGCGGCGATCCGCACGTGGAGCGGAGAGCTCGAGGTCCTGCCCGGCGTGGTGCTGAGCCAGCCCGGCGGGCACTTCCCCGGCTCGGCGGTCGTGCACTGGGCCGCGGGCGCCGGCGGGCGCGGTGTGCTGCTGTCGGGCGACACGATCTTCGCCAACCCCGACCGCACGTCGGTCAGCTTCATGCGCAGCTACCCCAACCGCATCCCGCTGTCCGGGCGTGTCGCGGAGCGCATCGCCGAGCACGCGGCCCGGCGCCCGTTCGACCGGCTCTACAACAACTTCGCGGGCGTGGTCCCGCAGGACGCCCGCGCGGTCGTCGTACGGTCCGCGCAGCGCCACGCCGCCTGGACGCGCGGCGACCACGACGACCTCACCTGA
- a CDS encoding phosphoenolpyruvate carboxykinase (GTP), with translation MTATSVRIPQLPTVEAHRPLSLLAWVEAVARLTEPEAVVWCDGSDAARERLVAQMVDSGTLIRLDPERRPNSFLARSDRDDVARVESRTFICSEDAADAGPTNNWREPALMRAELAGVFAGSMRGRTMYVVPFSMGPVDSPLAQLGVQLTDSPYVVVSMGVMTRVTGEVVDRIRAGAAWVPAVHSVGAPLVSSDGTRADDVAWPCNPRKYIAHFPQTREIWSFGSGYGGNALLGKKCFALRIASAIGRDEGWLAEHMLLVRVTSPEGKRYHVAAAFPSACGKTNFAMLQPTLPGWSVETIGDDIAWLRPGDDGRLYAINPEAGFFGVAPGTGVETNPTAVRMLERDVIFTNVALTDDGDVWWEGLTPDTPEHLTDWTGQSWTPGCGRPAAHPNSRFTVAAAQCPSIADTWEDPAGVPVDAIVFGGRRATNVPLVTRAFDWQHGVFLGATVASEQTAAAEGTVGALRRDPFAMLPFCGYNMADHWGHWLSVGAGLSDEGRPLVFGVNWFRKSADGSWLWPGFGENSRVLAWIVGQVEAARAGSDEGAVAGPVGLRPAPGALDVEGLDLSDEQLAELFAVDPQAWLAEAELTEEFFAQFGDRLPAPLRTQLAALRHRLSRS, from the coding sequence ATGACCGCCACCTCCGTCCGCATCCCCCAGCTGCCGACCGTCGAAGCCCACCGCCCGCTCTCGCTGCTCGCGTGGGTCGAGGCCGTCGCCCGGCTCACGGAGCCCGAGGCGGTCGTCTGGTGCGACGGCTCGGACGCCGCGCGCGAGCGGCTCGTCGCGCAGATGGTCGACAGCGGGACGCTCATCCGGCTCGACCCCGAGCGCCGCCCGAACTCCTTCCTCGCGCGCTCCGACCGCGACGACGTCGCACGCGTCGAGTCCCGCACGTTCATCTGCAGCGAGGACGCCGCCGACGCCGGCCCCACCAACAACTGGCGCGAGCCCGCGCTCATGCGCGCCGAGCTCGCGGGCGTGTTCGCCGGCTCGATGCGCGGCCGCACGATGTACGTCGTCCCGTTCTCGATGGGTCCGGTCGACAGCCCGCTCGCACAGCTCGGCGTGCAGCTCACCGACTCGCCGTACGTCGTCGTCAGCATGGGCGTCATGACGCGCGTGACCGGCGAGGTCGTCGACCGCATCCGCGCCGGCGCCGCCTGGGTCCCCGCCGTGCACTCCGTCGGCGCGCCGCTCGTCTCGTCGGACGGCACGCGCGCCGACGACGTCGCGTGGCCGTGCAACCCGCGCAAGTACATCGCGCACTTCCCGCAGACCCGCGAGATCTGGTCGTTCGGGTCCGGGTACGGCGGCAACGCGCTGCTCGGCAAGAAGTGCTTCGCGCTGCGCATCGCCTCCGCGATCGGCCGCGACGAGGGCTGGCTCGCCGAGCACATGCTGCTCGTGCGCGTCACCTCCCCCGAGGGCAAGCGGTACCACGTGGCCGCGGCGTTCCCGTCGGCGTGCGGCAAGACGAACTTCGCGATGCTGCAGCCCACGCTGCCCGGCTGGAGCGTCGAGACCATCGGGGACGACATCGCGTGGCTGCGCCCCGGCGACGACGGCCGGCTGTACGCGATCAACCCCGAGGCGGGGTTCTTCGGCGTCGCGCCCGGCACGGGCGTCGAGACCAACCCCACCGCTGTGCGGATGCTCGAGCGTGACGTCATCTTCACCAACGTCGCCCTGACCGACGACGGCGACGTGTGGTGGGAGGGCCTGACGCCCGACACGCCCGAGCACCTCACCGACTGGACCGGGCAGTCGTGGACCCCGGGCTGCGGCCGGCCCGCCGCGCACCCGAACTCCCGGTTCACGGTCGCCGCCGCCCAGTGCCCGAGCATCGCCGACACGTGGGAGGACCCCGCGGGCGTGCCGGTCGACGCCATCGTGTTCGGCGGTCGCCGGGCGACGAACGTGCCGCTCGTGACCCGCGCCTTCGACTGGCAGCACGGCGTGTTCCTGGGCGCGACCGTCGCGTCCGAGCAGACCGCCGCCGCCGAGGGCACTGTCGGCGCGCTGCGCCGCGACCCGTTCGCGATGCTCCCGTTCTGCGGCTACAACATGGCCGACCACTGGGGCCACTGGCTGTCGGTCGGCGCGGGGCTCTCGGACGAGGGCCGGCCGCTGGTGTTCGGCGTCAACTGGTTCCGCAAGTCCGCGGACGGCTCGTGGCTGTGGCCCGGGTTCGGCGAGAACTCGCGCGTGCTCGCGTGGATCGTCGGGCAGGTCGAGGCCGCGCGCGCCGGGTCCGACGAGGGTGCCGTGGCCGGTCCCGTGGGCCTGCGGCCCGCGCCCGGTGCGCTCGACGTCGAGGGTCTGGACCTGTCCGACGAGCAGCTCGCCGAGCTGTTCGCGGTCGACCCGCAGGCGTGGCTCGCCGAGGCGGAGCTGACCGAGGAGTTCTTCGCGCAGTTCGGCGACCGCCTCCCCGCCCCGCTGCGCACCCAGCTGGCCGCCCTCCGCCACCGCCTGTCCCGCTCCTGA
- a CDS encoding helix-turn-helix domain-containing protein — protein MPSDDVLTTGRRLRHLRTVRGLTLEALGAQVGVTPSMLSLVENGRREPRLSLLRDLAAALGVTVNELIDPEPPTRRAALEIELDKAQRSPSFQRLGLPQVRPGRTLPTPVLEQLVGLHAELARRDREAVATPEEARRANTALRVARQQRDNYFPELEVVAERMVRDAGYTSGPLTHRTVWRMAERLGFEIRHVDDLPRSTRTVTDLENGRIYLPPASTPGGHGLRSLALQAMAHRVLDHDRPRTYEEFLHQRMEITYFASSCLMPQSASVEFLAARKRSRELAIEDFRDAFGVTHEAAAQRFTSLGTHHLDIRVHFLRINEDGSIYRAYANDGLPLPVDVTGAIEGQVVCRRWGVREALSRRDHATESYQYTDTPAGTFWCSTQPGVAPTGRFALAVGVPFSAARWFRGRDTQVRRTSTCPDPACCRRPDESAAARWEQASWPSARIHQHVFAPLPSGLFPGVDAAEMYAFLDRHAPSSDA, from the coding sequence GTGCCTTCCGACGACGTCCTCACGACCGGCCGACGCCTGCGTCACCTGCGGACCGTGCGCGGACTCACGCTCGAGGCGCTCGGCGCGCAGGTCGGCGTCACCCCCAGCATGCTCTCGCTCGTCGAGAACGGGCGGCGCGAGCCGCGCCTGTCCCTCCTGCGCGACCTCGCCGCGGCCCTCGGCGTCACCGTCAACGAGCTCATCGACCCCGAGCCGCCCACACGCCGCGCCGCACTGGAGATCGAGCTCGACAAGGCCCAGCGTTCGCCGTCGTTCCAGCGCCTCGGCCTGCCGCAGGTCCGCCCCGGACGCACGCTTCCCACACCCGTGCTCGAGCAGCTCGTCGGGCTGCACGCCGAGCTCGCGCGCCGTGACCGTGAGGCGGTCGCCACGCCCGAGGAGGCGCGCCGCGCCAACACCGCGCTGCGCGTCGCGCGGCAGCAGCGCGACAACTACTTCCCGGAGCTCGAGGTCGTCGCCGAGCGCATGGTCCGCGACGCGGGCTACACCTCCGGCCCGCTCACGCACCGCACCGTGTGGCGCATGGCCGAGCGCCTCGGCTTCGAGATCCGCCACGTCGACGACCTGCCGCGCTCCACCCGCACCGTCACCGACCTGGAGAACGGGCGCATCTACCTGCCGCCGGCCTCGACCCCCGGCGGGCACGGCCTGCGCTCGCTCGCGCTGCAGGCCATGGCCCACCGCGTGCTCGACCACGACCGCCCGCGCACGTACGAGGAGTTCCTCCACCAGCGCATGGAGATCACGTACTTCGCGTCGTCGTGCCTCATGCCGCAGTCCGCGTCGGTCGAGTTCCTCGCGGCGCGCAAGCGCTCGCGCGAGCTCGCGATCGAGGACTTCCGTGACGCGTTCGGCGTCACGCACGAGGCCGCCGCGCAACGGTTCACGTCGTTGGGGACCCACCACCTCGACATCCGCGTGCACTTCCTGCGCATCAACGAGGACGGCTCGATCTACCGCGCGTACGCCAACGACGGGCTGCCCCTGCCCGTCGACGTGACCGGCGCGATCGAGGGCCAGGTCGTGTGCCGGCGCTGGGGCGTGCGCGAGGCGCTGTCCCGCCGGGACCACGCGACCGAGTCGTACCAGTACACCGACACCCCCGCGGGCACGTTCTGGTGCTCGACGCAGCCCGGGGTCGCGCCCACGGGCCGGTTCGCGCTCGCGGTCGGGGTGCCGTTCTCGGCGGCGCGGTGGTTCCGCGGGCGGGACACGCAGGTGCGCCGCACGAGCACGTGCCCCGACCCGGCGTGCTGCCGCCGGCCCGACGAGAGCGCCGCGGCCCGGTGGGAGCAGGCGTCCTGGCCGAGTGCGCGCATCCACCAGCACGTGTTCGCACCGCTGCCGTCGGGGCTGTTCCCGGGAGTGGACGCCGCGGAGATGTACGCGTTCCTCGACCGGCACGCACCCTCGTCGGACGCCTGA
- a CDS encoding SurA N-terminal domain-containing protein: MTRARAVLLAGGAVLAALLGACSGTPGAAAVVDGRVITADQVQSATDQLTELGQQFDVPTVLSILIQEPTMTRFAADEGVAVSDEDAVGLLDQVSQSVGIDVGEYSPATIAIARYSLASGNLQDTGDLEALGQEVAERLGSLDVEVNPRFGTLGETAAVEGAAARPWIVTPEADAS; this comes from the coding sequence ATGACGCGCGCGCGGGCGGTGCTGCTCGCGGGAGGTGCGGTGCTCGCCGCCCTGCTGGGCGCGTGCTCGGGAACGCCCGGGGCGGCCGCCGTGGTCGACGGGCGCGTCATCACGGCGGACCAGGTGCAGTCCGCCACGGACCAGCTCACCGAGCTCGGCCAGCAGTTCGACGTGCCGACCGTGCTGTCGATCCTCATCCAGGAGCCGACGATGACGCGGTTCGCGGCGGACGAGGGTGTGGCGGTGTCCGACGAGGACGCGGTCGGGCTGCTCGACCAGGTCTCGCAGTCGGTGGGCATCGACGTCGGCGAGTACAGCCCGGCGACGATCGCGATCGCGCGGTACTCGCTCGCGTCGGGCAACCTGCAGGACACGGGTGACCTGGAGGCGCTGGGCCAGGAGGTCGCGGAGCGGCTGGGCTCGCTGGACGTCGAGGTCAACCCGCGGTTCGGGACGCTCGGCGAGACCGCGGCGGTCGAGGGTGCTGCCGCGCGCCCGTGGATCGTGACGCCCGAGGCGGACGCGTCCTGA
- a CDS encoding MazG family protein: MTDVPSSGHVDAGATSALDELVAVMDRLRSPGGCPWDAEQTHASLAPYALEEAHELVEAIEHDDRAGLREELGDLLLQVVFHARVAQEHADDPFDVQDVAADLVAKLVRRHPHVFADEQAAPDDEGRDVAWDRIKRAEKDRASALDGVPLALGALARTQKLVARAERAGVAADDPDGDDLGARLFALVREARAAGLDAEGELRRTAARWEAQVRAREAAAPRPDPGT; the protein is encoded by the coding sequence GTGACGGACGTGCCCTCGTCGGGTCACGTGGACGCGGGCGCGACGAGCGCGCTCGACGAGCTCGTCGCGGTCATGGACCGCCTGCGCTCGCCGGGCGGCTGCCCGTGGGACGCGGAGCAGACGCACGCGTCGCTCGCGCCGTACGCGCTCGAGGAGGCCCACGAGCTCGTCGAGGCGATCGAGCACGACGACCGGGCGGGGCTGCGCGAGGAGCTGGGCGACCTGCTGCTGCAGGTCGTGTTCCACGCGCGCGTCGCGCAGGAGCACGCCGACGACCCGTTCGACGTGCAGGACGTCGCGGCGGACCTCGTCGCGAAGCTCGTCCGGCGGCACCCGCACGTGTTCGCCGACGAGCAGGCGGCGCCCGACGACGAGGGGCGCGACGTCGCGTGGGACCGCATCAAGCGCGCGGAGAAGGACCGGGCGTCGGCGCTCGACGGCGTGCCGCTCGCGCTGGGGGCGCTGGCCCGGACGCAGAAGCTGGTCGCGCGCGCGGAGCGTGCGGGCGTCGCGGCCGACGACCCGGACGGCGACGATCTGGGTGCGCGGCTGTTCGCGCTCGTGCGCGAGGCACGTGCCGCGGGGCTGGACGCGGAGGGCGAGCTGCGCCGTACGGCCGCGCGCTGGGAGGCGCAGGTGCGGGCGCGGGAGGCTGCCGCACCGCGTCCGGATCCGGGCACTTAG